In Musa acuminata AAA Group cultivar baxijiao chromosome BXJ3-11, Cavendish_Baxijiao_AAA, whole genome shotgun sequence, one DNA window encodes the following:
- the LOC135583742 gene encoding cytochrome c oxidase subunit 5C-like, giving the protein MASRKIAHTTLKGPSVIKEIIIGLALGLFAGGLWKMHHWNEQRRTRAFYDMLEKGEISVVVEEE; this is encoded by the coding sequence ATGGCTTCTCGTAAAATTGCTCACACTACCCTGAAAGGCCCTAGTGTTATCAAGGAGATTATAATTGGCCTAGCACTGGGACTGTTTGCTGGTGGTCTGTGGAAGATGCACCACTGGAATGAGCAGAGGAGAACAAGAGCCTTTTACGACATGCTGGAGAAGGGTGAAATCAGCGTGGTAGTCGAAGAAGAATAG